A single region of the Pseudomonas solani genome encodes:
- the pssA gene encoding CDP-diacylglycerol--serine O-phosphatidyltransferase, which yields MSDRPEEPNEAPDAESLLPIDEHVEEGHDDEGRKVRHRGIYLLPNLFTTANLFAGFYAIINAMNGNFSVAAATIFVAMVLDSLDGRVARLTNTQSAFGAEYDSLSDMVAFGVAPALLAFEWALSGLNSVGLTVAFIYVAGAALRLARFNTQIGKTDKRYFIGLASPAAAGVVAGTVWAFSDFGIKGSNMSFIVALLVAAAGMLMVSNVKYYSFKDLDLKGRVPFVAILVVVLAFAVVFSDPPRILLLIFLAYAASGPVQYLLQLRRRKRVE from the coding sequence ATGAGTGACCGTCCCGAAGAGCCGAACGAGGCTCCCGACGCCGAAAGCCTGCTGCCGATCGACGAGCATGTCGAAGAGGGGCACGATGATGAGGGTCGCAAGGTCCGTCATCGCGGCATCTATCTGCTGCCCAACCTGTTCACGACTGCCAACCTGTTCGCCGGCTTCTACGCGATCATCAACGCCATGAACGGAAACTTCTCCGTCGCGGCTGCCACCATCTTCGTTGCCATGGTGCTCGACAGTCTCGATGGGCGGGTTGCGCGCCTGACCAATACCCAGAGTGCATTCGGCGCCGAGTACGACTCGCTCTCGGACATGGTCGCCTTCGGCGTCGCACCCGCGCTGTTGGCATTCGAATGGGCACTGAGTGGGCTCAACAGCGTTGGCCTGACGGTTGCTTTCATCTATGTGGCAGGTGCGGCTCTGCGCCTCGCGCGCTTCAACACTCAGATCGGCAAGACCGACAAGCGCTACTTCATTGGTTTGGCCAGCCCGGCCGCTGCCGGTGTTGTTGCTGGTACGGTTTGGGCGTTCAGCGACTTCGGTATCAAGGGCTCGAACATGTCCTTCATCGTCGCCCTGCTGGTAGCGGCTGCCGGCATGCTGATGGTCAGCAACGTCAAGTACTACAGCTTCAAGGACCTTGACCTGAAGGGGCGCGTCCCGTTCGTGGCCATCCTGGTGGTGGTGCTGGCTTTCGCCGTGGTGTTCAGCGACCCGCCGCGCATCCTGCTGCTGATCTTCCTTGCTTACGCAGCCTCCGGCCCAGTGCAATACTTGCTGCAACTGCGTCGCCGCAAGCGCGTCGAGTGA
- the ilvC gene encoding ketol-acid reductoisomerase yields the protein MKVYYDKDCDLSIIQGKKVAIIGYGSQGHAHACNLKDSGVDVTVGLRPGSATVAKAQAHGLTVKSVPEAVAAADLVMILTPDEFQSKLYKDEVEPNLKKGATLAFAHGFAIHYNQVVPRADLDVIMIAPKAPGHTVRSEFVKGGGIPDLVAIYQDASGNAKNVALSYACGVGGGRTGIIETTFKDETETDLFGEQAVLCGGCVELVKAGFETLVEAGYAPEMAYFECLHELKLIVDLMYEGGIANMNYSISNNAEYGEYVTGPEVINAESRQAMRNALKRIQDGEYAKMFIQEGASNYASMTAYRRNNAAHPIEQVGERLRAMMPWISANKIVDKTKN from the coding sequence ATGAAAGTTTATTACGACAAAGACTGTGACCTCTCGATCATCCAGGGCAAGAAAGTAGCCATCATCGGTTACGGCTCCCAGGGTCATGCTCATGCCTGCAACCTGAAAGACTCCGGTGTCGACGTAACCGTCGGCCTGCGCCCGGGCTCCGCCACCGTCGCCAAGGCTCAAGCCCATGGCCTGACCGTGAAGAGCGTGCCGGAAGCCGTTGCCGCCGCTGACCTGGTCATGATCCTGACCCCCGACGAATTCCAGTCCAAGCTGTACAAGGACGAAGTCGAGCCGAACCTGAAGAAAGGCGCCACCCTGGCTTTCGCCCACGGCTTCGCCATCCACTACAACCAGGTCGTCCCGCGTGCCGACCTCGACGTGATCATGATCGCGCCGAAGGCCCCGGGCCACACCGTACGCTCCGAGTTCGTCAAGGGCGGCGGCATCCCTGACCTGGTCGCCATCTACCAGGACGCTTCCGGCAATGCCAAGAACGTTGCCCTGTCCTACGCCTGCGGCGTTGGCGGCGGCCGTACCGGCATCATCGAAACCACCTTCAAGGACGAGACCGAAACCGACCTGTTCGGCGAGCAAGCCGTTCTCTGCGGCGGTTGCGTCGAGCTGGTCAAAGCCGGTTTCGAAACCCTGGTCGAAGCTGGCTACGCGCCGGAAATGGCCTACTTCGAGTGCCTGCACGAACTGAAACTGATCGTAGACCTCATGTACGAAGGCGGCATCGCCAACATGAACTACTCGATCTCCAACAACGCCGAATACGGCGAGTACGTGACCGGTCCGGAAGTCATCAACGCCGAATCCCGTCAGGCCATGCGCAACGCTCTGAAGCGCATTCAGGACGGCGAATACGCCAAGATGTTCATCCAGGAAGGTGCTTCGAACTACGCGTCGATGACCGCCTACCGCCGTAACAACGCTGCTCACCCGATCGAGCAGGTTGGTGAGCGTCTGCGTGCGATGATGCCGTGGATCTCCGCGAACAAGATCGTCGACAAGACCAAGAACTAA
- the ilvY gene encoding HTH-type transcriptional activator IlvY, with amino-acid sequence MDNHSLRLFLSLADNLHFGKTSREQHVSPSALSRSIKQLEDEVGAPLFVRDNRSVQLTREGQQFREYASEVMSGWHAIRQRFMQDQVDLHGELSLYCSVTASYSFLYDILSSFRQDYPRIEMKLHTGDPAKAVERVQQGLEDLSIGARPDNLPAGIDFQSITRSELRFIGPQSPQLLSEEQLRQPTAQSWKDVPMILSEEGLARTRTERWLKSHSIKPRIYAQVAGNEAIVSMVSLGFGIGVVPQIVLDNSPLTERIRIYDIQPPLTAYDIGLFALEKRLKDPLIAAFWNRRQ; translated from the coding sequence ATGGACAACCACTCGCTCAGGCTCTTCCTTTCCCTGGCAGATAACCTGCACTTCGGCAAAACCAGCCGCGAACAGCATGTCAGCCCCTCTGCACTCAGCCGAAGCATCAAGCAGCTCGAAGACGAAGTCGGCGCGCCCCTGTTCGTACGCGACAACCGTTCGGTCCAGCTGACCCGAGAGGGGCAGCAGTTCCGCGAGTATGCCAGCGAGGTCATGAGCGGCTGGCACGCCATCCGCCAGCGGTTCATGCAGGACCAGGTGGACCTGCACGGCGAGCTCTCCCTGTATTGCTCGGTGACGGCAAGCTACAGCTTCCTCTACGACATCCTCAGCAGCTTCCGCCAGGACTACCCTCGCATCGAAATGAAGCTGCACACCGGCGACCCCGCCAAGGCGGTCGAGCGGGTACAACAGGGGCTGGAGGACCTCTCCATCGGCGCCCGGCCCGACAACCTGCCAGCCGGCATCGACTTCCAGTCAATCACCCGTTCGGAGCTACGCTTCATCGGACCACAGTCACCTCAGTTACTGAGCGAGGAACAGCTGAGGCAGCCCACAGCGCAAAGCTGGAAGGACGTGCCGATGATTCTCTCGGAAGAAGGCCTGGCCAGAACGCGCACCGAGCGCTGGCTGAAAAGCCACAGCATCAAGCCGCGTATCTACGCCCAGGTGGCGGGGAACGAAGCCATCGTCAGCATGGTGAGCCTGGGGTTCGGCATCGGCGTGGTTCCGCAGATCGTGCTCGACAACAGCCCGCTGACCGAGCGCATCCGCATCTACGACATCCAGCCTCCATTGACCGCCTACGACATCGGCCTGTTCGCCCTGGAAAAACGCCTCAAGGATCCGCTAATCGCCGCCTTCTGGAATCGTCGCCAGTAA
- the ilvN gene encoding acetolactate synthase small subunit, which produces MRHIISLLLENEPGALSRVVGLFSQRNYNIESLTVAPTEDPTLSRLTLTTVGQDDVIEQITKNLNKLIEVVKLVDLSESAHIERELMLVKVKATGAQRAEVKRTTDIFRGQIVDVTSSVYTIQLAGTSDKLDSFIQAIGTASILETVRSGVTGIARGDKVLSI; this is translated from the coding sequence ATGCGACACATCATTTCCCTGTTGCTGGAGAACGAACCCGGTGCGCTGTCCCGTGTCGTCGGCCTGTTCTCCCAACGCAACTACAACATCGAAAGCCTGACCGTAGCGCCCACCGAGGATCCGACCCTGTCGCGTCTGACGCTGACCACCGTTGGCCAGGACGATGTGATCGAGCAGATCACCAAGAACCTCAACAAGCTGATCGAAGTGGTCAAGCTGGTGGACCTGTCGGAGAGCGCTCACATCGAGCGCGAGCTGATGCTGGTAAAAGTGAAGGCTACTGGCGCCCAGCGCGCCGAGGTCAAGCGCACCACCGACATCTTCCGCGGGCAGATCGTCGATGTGACCAGTAGCGTCTACACCATCCAGCTGGCCGGTACGTCCGACAAGCTGGACAGCTTCATCCAGGCGATCGGCACCGCGTCGATCCTCGAGACCGTGCGCAGTGGCGTTACCGGCATTGCCCGTGGGGACAAGGTGCTGAGCATCTGA
- a CDS encoding acetolactate synthase 3 large subunit codes for MELLSGAEMVVRSLRDEGVKYIYGYPGGALLHIYDALFKESDVTHILVRHEQAATHMADGYARATGKPGVVLVTSGPGATNAITGIATAYMDSIPMVVLSGQVPSGMVGTDAFQETDMVGISRPIVKHSFIIKHPSEIPEVIKKAFYLAQSGRPGPVVVDIPKDMGDPTQKFEYSYPKKVKLRSYSPAVRGHSGQIRKAAEMLLAAKRPILYAGGGVIMGGASEPLTELAKMLNLPVTNTLMGLGAYPGMDRQFVGMLGMHGSYTANLAMHHADVILAVGARFDDRVINGASKFCPNAKIIHIDIDPASISKTIKADIPIVGPVDSVLTEMVAILKEIGETPNKETVASWWKQIEEWRGDRGLFPYEMGDGSIIKPQTVIETLCDVTKGDAYVASDVGQHQMFAAQYYRFNKPNRWINSGGLGTMGFGFPAAMGVKLNFPDADVACVTGEGSIQMNIQELSTCLQYDLPVKIINLNNGALGMVRQWQDMQYNSRYSHSYMESLPDFVKLVEAYGHVGMRITDLKDLKPKMEEAFALKNRLVFLDIQVDPSEHVYPMQIRDGAMRDMWLSKTERT; via the coding sequence GTGGAGCTTTTATCTGGCGCTGAAATGGTCGTCCGCTCGTTGCGTGACGAAGGCGTTAAGTACATCTACGGGTACCCGGGTGGTGCCCTCCTGCATATCTACGATGCCCTGTTCAAGGAAAGTGACGTCACCCATATCCTGGTGCGCCATGAGCAGGCTGCTACCCATATGGCCGACGGCTATGCCCGCGCTACCGGCAAGCCCGGCGTGGTGCTGGTGACGTCCGGCCCCGGTGCGACGAACGCCATCACCGGCATCGCCACCGCCTATATGGACTCCATCCCGATGGTCGTGCTGTCCGGTCAGGTGCCGAGCGGCATGGTAGGCACCGATGCCTTCCAGGAAACCGACATGGTCGGTATCTCCCGTCCGATCGTGAAGCACAGCTTCATCATCAAGCATCCTTCGGAAATCCCCGAAGTGATCAAGAAGGCCTTCTATCTCGCCCAGTCCGGCCGTCCTGGCCCGGTCGTGGTCGATATTCCGAAGGACATGGGCGATCCGACCCAGAAGTTCGAATACAGCTACCCGAAGAAGGTCAAGCTGCGCTCGTACAGCCCTGCCGTTCGTGGTCATTCCGGCCAGATCCGCAAGGCGGCCGAGATGCTGCTGGCTGCCAAGCGTCCGATCCTGTACGCCGGTGGCGGCGTGATCATGGGCGGCGCTTCCGAGCCTCTGACCGAACTGGCGAAGATGCTCAACCTCCCGGTGACCAACACCCTGATGGGCCTCGGCGCCTACCCGGGCATGGATCGCCAGTTCGTTGGCATGCTCGGCATGCACGGCAGCTACACCGCCAACCTGGCGATGCACCACGCTGACGTGATCCTGGCTGTCGGCGCGCGTTTCGATGACCGTGTGATCAACGGCGCGAGCAAGTTCTGCCCGAACGCCAAGATCATCCACATCGACATCGACCCGGCTTCGATCTCCAAGACCATCAAGGCCGATATCCCGATCGTGGGGCCGGTGGACAGCGTCCTCACCGAGATGGTCGCCATCCTCAAGGAAATCGGCGAGACCCCGAACAAGGAGACCGTCGCCAGCTGGTGGAAGCAGATCGAAGAGTGGCGCGGTGACCGCGGCCTGTTCCCCTATGAAATGGGCGACGGCAGCATCATCAAGCCGCAGACCGTCATCGAGACCCTGTGCGATGTCACCAAGGGTGATGCCTATGTGGCGTCCGATGTGGGCCAGCACCAGATGTTCGCGGCGCAGTACTACCGCTTCAACAAGCCCAATCGCTGGATCAACTCCGGTGGCCTCGGCACCATGGGCTTCGGCTTCCCGGCGGCGATGGGCGTGAAGCTCAACTTCCCGGATGCCGATGTGGCGTGCGTGACCGGTGAAGGCAGCATCCAGATGAACATCCAGGAACTGTCCACCTGCCTGCAGTACGACCTGCCGGTGAAGATCATCAACCTCAACAACGGTGCCTTGGGCATGGTCCGCCAGTGGCAGGACATGCAGTACAACAGCCGTTACTCGCACTCCTACATGGAGTCGCTGCCGGACTTCGTCAAGCTGGTTGAAGCCTATGGCCACGTTGGCATGCGCATCACCGACCTGAAGGATCTGAAGCCGAAGATGGAAGAAGCGTTCGCGCTGAAGAATCGCCTGGTGTTCCTCGATATCCAGGTCGATCCGAGCGAACACGTCTACCCGATGCAGATCCGGGATGGCGCCATGCGCGATATGTGGCTGAGCAAGACGGAGCGGACCTGA
- a CDS encoding DUF4124 domain-containing protein: MRRIILTGSLLLALSGSVMASQVYKWVDAQGVTHFGAQPPQGQDATSVSTGAAQPKEVKPTFENPYPVQPKAEEKAATPAPAKPGKASSDEQQKALDEKVKSDVAKQEAERKKYCDTMRTNLAQLQNNPRVRVEENGQLRFLGEEERQAKMAETKKSIDENCN, translated from the coding sequence ATGCGGCGCATCATTCTCACAGGCAGCCTGCTGCTCGCCCTGAGCGGTTCTGTCATGGCCAGCCAGGTCTACAAATGGGTGGACGCGCAAGGTGTAACCCACTTCGGCGCGCAGCCGCCCCAAGGGCAGGATGCCACGTCGGTCAGCACCGGCGCCGCGCAGCCCAAGGAAGTCAAACCCACGTTCGAGAACCCCTACCCCGTCCAGCCCAAGGCCGAGGAAAAGGCCGCTACGCCAGCGCCCGCCAAACCTGGCAAGGCCAGCAGCGATGAGCAGCAGAAGGCGCTGGACGAGAAGGTGAAAAGCGACGTCGCCAAGCAGGAAGCCGAGCGCAAGAAGTACTGCGACACCATGCGCACCAACCTCGCGCAACTGCAGAACAACCCGCGCGTGCGCGTGGAAGAGAACGGTCAGCTGCGTTTCCTGGGCGAAGAAGAACGCCAGGCCAAGATGGCAGAAACCAAGAAGTCGATAGACGAGAACTGCAACTGA
- a CDS encoding YqcC family protein, whose amino-acid sequence MDPRLSEVAEQLLLIERELRVLGWWADAAPSAEALSSPEPFCVDTLAFDEWLQWIFLPKMKIILESGADLPQASGIRPMAEMAFREHPVEVRALLESLGEFDRLIG is encoded by the coding sequence ATGGATCCGCGCCTCTCCGAGGTGGCTGAGCAGTTGCTGCTGATCGAGCGCGAACTGCGCGTGCTCGGTTGGTGGGCGGACGCCGCGCCCAGCGCAGAAGCGCTTTCCAGCCCGGAGCCGTTTTGCGTCGATACGCTGGCGTTCGACGAGTGGTTGCAGTGGATCTTCCTGCCGAAGATGAAAATCATCTTGGAATCCGGGGCCGATCTGCCCCAGGCGTCGGGGATTCGCCCGATGGCCGAGATGGCCTTCCGTGAGCATCCGGTGGAGGTGCGAGCCTTGCTGGAGTCGCTCGGGGAGTTCGATCGGTTGATCGGTTGA
- a CDS encoding tetratricopeptide repeat protein gives MNKGWIPALTVAVMLTGCATPQRNAIPVVDSGGPMSEQEEGSGGYRAPVAAQQPQYDSQDSGVVVMVPGGSGSSAQAMPAPSAPISGSISSGPITPGPITPGPSSSAPISTGSYSMPSAPSGIPSGGSLAADEQLDGPVLALLTTAQQQQGGGDLNGASSSLERAQRIAPREPQVLYRLAEVRLAQGDAAQAEQLARRGLSLSNGRPALQASLWELVAKSRERQGDPSGAAQARQRAKVSS, from the coding sequence GTGAATAAAGGGTGGATTCCTGCCTTGACCGTTGCGGTCATGCTGACCGGTTGTGCGACTCCTCAGCGAAATGCCATCCCGGTGGTCGACTCCGGTGGCCCGATGTCCGAACAGGAAGAAGGCTCCGGCGGCTACCGCGCCCCGGTCGCGGCCCAGCAGCCTCAATACGATTCCCAGGATTCCGGTGTGGTGGTGATGGTGCCGGGTGGCAGTGGCAGTTCCGCCCAGGCGATGCCGGCGCCGAGCGCGCCCATCAGCGGCTCGATCAGTTCCGGCCCCATCACGCCCGGCCCGATCACCCCGGGACCTTCGAGCTCCGCACCGATCTCCACTGGCAGCTACAGCATGCCTTCCGCGCCGAGCGGCATTCCCAGCGGCGGCAGCCTTGCCGCTGACGAGCAGCTGGATGGCCCAGTGCTGGCGCTGCTGACCACCGCCCAGCAGCAACAGGGCGGTGGCGACCTCAATGGTGCGTCCTCCAGTCTGGAGCGTGCCCAGCGCATCGCCCCGCGCGAGCCGCAGGTGCTTTATCGCCTCGCTGAAGTGCGCCTGGCCCAGGGCGATGCCGCCCAGGCCGAGCAGCTTGCTCGTCGTGGCTTGAGTCTTTCCAATGGCCGCCCGGCGTTGCAGGCGAGTTTGTGGGAGTTGGTCGCCAAATCCCGCGAGCGCCAGGGCGACCCGTCCGGTGCCGCCCAGGCCCGTCAGCGCGCCAAGGTCAGCTCCTGA